TGATCCGGGCCCGGCTCGAAGAGTTCGACACGCTGCTCGCCGCCCGCGACCGCGCGCTGGCCGCCGAGGCCGGCCTGGATCGCGCGCGCGAATCGCTGGCCCTGCTCGAAGGTGCCACCGGCTCGCTCGCGACGGCGCTCGGCGACGAAACCCCGGCCGACCTGCGCATCTATGTCGAGCGCCTCGCGACCCGCCTGGACGAGGCCGAGGCGGCGGCCCGCGAGCATGCGCTGGCCAGCCAGGCGCTCGCGGGCGCGCAGGAGATCCTGGAGCGGCAACGGGCCGCGATCGCTCGACACGAGGCGACCTTCGCGCGCCTGTGCGAGGCCGCGGGCGTGGCGTCGCCCGCCGCCCTTCCCGAGGCCGAGGCGCGCGCCCAGCGCAAGCGCGAGGCGCAGGCCGCCTTCGACCGCGCGAGCGCGCAACTCGCGCAGGCCTCGCGCCGGCCGATCGAGGCCTTGCGCGAGCACCTCGCCGGGCTGGAGCCGGGCCGGCTCGATGCCGACGAGGCGCAGTGCGCGCGCGACCTGGCGGGCCTCGAGGACGCGCTGCGCGACGCCCGCCGCGACGAGGAAACCGCCCGCCACGCGCTGCGCGCGATCGACGGCGCCGACACCGCGGCGACCGCCCGCGAGGCGATGGAACAGGCCGCGGCGCGCATCCGGGCCGACATGCCCGCGTGGATGCGCTCGCGGCTTGCGCACGCGCTGCTCGCCGAGGCGACCCGGCGCTTCCGGGAGCGCGCGCAGGGACCGATGTTGCGAGCGGCGACCGCGCTGTTCGAGCGAATGACCGGCGGCGAGTTCGCGCGCCTGGTCGCCGACGACTCGGCCGCCGATCGCCCGGTTCTTCTCGCCGAGCGACGCGGCGGCCGGCTGGTTCACGTGGACGCGATGAGCGAAGGCACCCGCGACCAGCTCTACCTGTCGCTGCGGCTCGCCGCCCTCGGGCTGAGGCGCGAGGCCGGCATCGACCTGCCGGTCGTCCTCGACGACGTGCTGATGACCTCCGACGACGCGCGCGCCGCGCGGATGCTGGAGGCGATCGCCGACTTCGCCGAAGCCGGCCAGGCCATCGTGTTCACGCACCACCGGCACCTGGCGGAGCTCGCCCGCGCGACGCTCGCGCCCGACCGCCTGACGATCGTCGAGCTCGGCGAGCCGTGACCCGGGCAGCGCCCGCGGTTTGCGCGAGCGCAAACCGCGCTGCGCCGGCCGACCCTAGACTGACGAAATCGCAAACCCGCCAGCCGAGGTCGGCTCATGTACACCCGAATCCTGGTTCCCGTCGACGGCTCCGAGTTCGCGGAGCAGATGATCCCGCACGCGAGCGCCATCGCCAGGGCGTCCGGCGCGGGCCTCACCCTGCTGCGCATCGTGTCCGACCCGGTCGACCAGGCCGACGCGCGGGAGCAGGTCGAGCGGCTCGCCTCCGGCATCGGCGGCGAAGGGCTTTGCGTCGTCGCCAGGGGCGAGGTAGCCGACGCGATCCGCACCGAGGCCGAACGGGTGCCGGGCACGCTGGTCGCGCTGACCTCGCACGGCCGCAGCGGCGCGGCCGAGGCGATCTTCGGCAGCGTGGCGCTCGAGGTCCTGCGCGAGATGCGCGGCCCGCTGCTCGTGTACCGGCCCCACGCGAAGGCCGCCGACGCGGGGGCCCCGAAGATCGGCCGGGTCGTGCTGCCGCTCGACGGCAGCCCGGAATCCGAGTCGATGGTGCCGCAGGCGGCCGAGTTCGCGAAGTGGCTGGGGGCGCGGGTGCTGGTCGTCTCGGTGCTCGATCCGAGGCAGAGGATCGACGCCGGCATTCCGGCCGGCGACGTGCAGGAATCGAGCTACGTTCACGGCCGCGCGCAGGACATCGCGCAGTGCTACGGCGTGGCCACCAGCTGGGAGACGCTGCACGGCGACCCCAAGGAGGCGATCCCTCAGTTCGTTCGCAGCCTCGGCGACGCGATGCTGGCCATGGCCACGCACGGCCGCAGCGCGCTGAAGACCGTGGTCGCCGGCAGCGTGACCGCGCAGTGCCTGCGCGACAGCGGCGTGCCGGTGCTCACCCGCATCCCCTGAGCCGCCTTCCTCCAGAACGCGCGGGGTTTCCTGGCGCGCTCTGCGTTCAGGTCTCGAAGGGCAGGCCCACGTAGTTCTCGGCCAGCGCGGTCGAGGCGGCCTGCGACCCGACCACGTAGTCGAGCTCCGCTTCCTGGATCTTCTGGCCGAACTCGCCGGTGTCCGGGAAGCGATGCAGCATCGAGGTCATCCACCACGAGAAG
This genomic window from Zeimonas sediminis contains:
- a CDS encoding universal stress protein, coding for MYTRILVPVDGSEFAEQMIPHASAIARASGAGLTLLRIVSDPVDQADAREQVERLASGIGGEGLCVVARGEVADAIRTEAERVPGTLVALTSHGRSGAAEAIFGSVALEVLREMRGPLLVYRPHAKAADAGAPKIGRVVLPLDGSPESESMVPQAAEFAKWLGARVLVVSVLDPRQRIDAGIPAGDVQESSYVHGRAQDIAQCYGVATSWETLHGDPKEAIPQFVRSLGDAMLAMATHGRSALKTVVAGSVTAQCLRDSGVPVLTRIP